The following proteins come from a genomic window of Megalobrama amblycephala isolate DHTTF-2021 linkage group LG1, ASM1881202v1, whole genome shotgun sequence:
- the LOC125244530 gene encoding uncharacterized protein LOC125244530 produces the protein MRKSEEPHKLEISLDAESANLKAFSCSCAAGKGFCNHIVAILYQTAHYSQLGLQAVPPPLACTSGLQRWHRPRTQGIHPEPVSELVVQKPKTVGKDGLRSTLYKAYTGPLPDPYMMASGSKLSQVQPQPLMAVVLDGVSEMELTPSKFGSVPRGSPMSYHCPPKKSSDLLLHHMAPEFPSLPVMQHTFPRLHFVPTLHQLMHLQSLEVSPQLSCEIAKETQQQSKCPAWTQLRQPRLTASRFWDACCSRACRAELESAAIQMIRGSTKQTAAMKRGLLVEPEVLANYAELLRVNVLPAGFVIHPDAPHLGASPDGRVYDPSESPPFGLVEVKSSTKTDPSQVAHLKVQEGHASLRRSHKYYWQVQGQLAITGLTWCDFVTDTLSTLTVERIWRDDSFIAEMKEKLDIYYYGTYMNAYLELH, from the exons ATGAGAAAGAGCGAGGAGCCTCACAAACTGGAG ATATCACTGGATGCAGAAAGTGCCAACCTGAAAGCTTTCTCCTGCAGTTGTGCGGCTGGTAAAGGATTCTGCAATCACATAGTTGCCATCCTGTACCAGACCGCACATTATTCACAGCTGGGTCTGCAGGCTGTTCCACCCCCCCTGGCCTGCACAAGTGGCTTGCAAAGATGGCACAGACCAAGAACACAG GGAATCCATCCTGAACCGGTTAGTGAGCTGGTGGTGCAAAAGCCCAAAACAGTTGGCAAGGACGGTCTGAGGTCCACACTGTACAAGGCCTATACAG GACCACTGCCAGATCCATATATGATGGCATCTGGAAGCAAATTAAGCCAGGTGCAGCCCCAACCTCTCATGGCTGTTGTATTGGATGGGGTTTCTGAGATGGAGCTGACGCCATCTAAATTTGGGTCTGTCCCTCGTGGATCCCCCATGTCCTATCACTGTCCACCCAAGAAGTCCAGTGACCTCCTCCTACACCACATGGCTCCAGAATTTCCATCCCTACCTGTGATGCAGCACACTTTTCCCAGGTTGCATTTCGTCCCGACCTTGCATCAGTTAATGCATCTCCAGTCTCTTGAAGTGTCACCGCAGCTGTCCTGCGAGATAGCAAAAGAAACTCAGCAGCAATCCAAATGTCCTGCGTGGACACAGCTACGGCAACCAAGGCTGACTGCTAGTCGTTTTTGGGATGCTTGTTGTAGTAGGGCGTGTCGTGCAGAGCTGGAGTCTGCAGCTATTCAGATGATCAGAGGCTCCACAAAGCAAACAGCTGCAATGAAGCGTGGTCTACTAGTGGAGCCTGAAGTGCTGGCAAACTATGCTGAACTGTTGCGAGTTAATGTGTTACCAGCCGGGTTCGTCATTCACCCTGACGCACCACATCTCGGGGCCAGTCCAGACGGTCGGGTGTATGACCCTTCAGAGTCGCCTCCTTTTGGCCTGGTTGAGGTGAAGAGCAGCACAAAAACTGATCCATCTCAGGTTGCTCACCTCAAGGTGCAGGAAGGCCACGCCAGTCTGAGGCGTTCACATAAGTACTACTGGCAGGTTCAGGGCCAACTGGCAATCACAGGACTGACATGGTGTGACTTTGTTACCGATACCCTATCAACTTTAACTGTGGAAAGAATTTGGCGTGATGACTCATTCATAGCGGAAATGAAAGAGAAATTGGATATATATTATTATGGCACATACATGAATGCATACCTTGAATTACACTAA